A genomic window from Salvia hispanica cultivar TCC Black 2014 chromosome 5, UniMelb_Shisp_WGS_1.0, whole genome shotgun sequence includes:
- the LOC125191212 gene encoding 18.1 kDa class I heat shock protein-like, whose amino-acid sequence MSGFLLRSHDLGPPMDWKETPEAHIFKFDLPGLTKEDVKLQVHDDRVLHISAAAAVGGDDLDKQCKWHCRERLDYRSFCQEFRMPENANVDEIKASMSDGVLVVRVSKDLTKKKKRATKYAVEIGENSVAPKGLSRFVCCKA is encoded by the coding sequence atgtCCGGGTTCCTGCTGCGATCACATGATCTCGGTCCGCCTATGGACTGGAAGGAGACCCCTGAAGCTCACATCTTCAAGTTCGATCTTCCCGGCCTCACCAAGGAGGATGTAAAGCTCCAAGTTCACGACGACAGAGTGCTGCATATCAGCGCTGCAGCTGCTGTTGGTGGAGATGATCTAGACAAACAGTGTAAATGGCACTGTAGAGAGCGTCTCGACTACAGGAGCTTTTGCCAGGAATTTAGGATGCCTGAAAATGCTAATGTGGATGAGATAAAAGCTTCGATGAGCGACGGTGTGTTGGTGGTGAGGGTGTCTAAAGATCtcaccaagaagaagaagcgtGCAACTAAGTATGCTGTTGAAATTGGAGAGAATTCCGTTGCTCCCAAAGGACTCTCCCGCTTTGTCTGCTGCAAAGCTTGA